The Thalassotalea sp. HSM 43 genome window below encodes:
- the miaE gene encoding tRNA isopentenyl-2-thiomethyl-A-37 hydroxylase MiaE, with protein sequence MLMYEQLLAPIKEFLQCETPESWIEQAKKPENLQVLLTDHMVCELKAAQTAMWLIRKYAVDKDSGDALLAWLKPFEEFIYKKNGSITDLAKANKLSKAIVPKAQSQYGQDLVDKMVLLIKEELHHFYQVLEIMHNRDIPYQNISAGRYAKGMMRHVKTHEPDTLIDKLICGAYIEARSCERFAKLAPFLDDELNKFYVSLLRSEARHYQDYLELAQQISDVDISERVAMFGQVEAELISSPDTDFKFHSGTPASF encoded by the coding sequence ATGCTGATGTACGAACAATTATTAGCCCCTATAAAAGAATTTTTACAATGTGAAACGCCTGAGTCATGGATTGAGCAAGCGAAAAAGCCAGAAAACCTGCAAGTATTGCTGACAGACCACATGGTATGCGAGCTTAAAGCGGCGCAAACTGCGATGTGGCTGATTCGTAAATACGCGGTAGATAAAGACAGTGGCGATGCATTATTGGCTTGGTTAAAACCATTTGAAGAATTTATTTATAAAAAGAATGGCAGTATCACCGATTTAGCCAAGGCCAATAAGTTATCCAAAGCTATAGTGCCGAAAGCACAGTCGCAATATGGCCAAGATTTGGTTGATAAGATGGTCTTGCTTATAAAGGAAGAATTGCATCACTTTTATCAAGTGTTGGAAATTATGCATAATCGCGATATTCCATACCAAAACATCAGCGCGGGTCGCTACGCGAAAGGTATGATGCGCCATGTGAAAACCCATGAGCCGGATACCTTAATTGATAAGTTGATCTGCGGTGCTTATATAGAAGCACGTTCATGCGAGCGTTTTGCCAAACTGGCGCCGTTTCTAGATGATGAACTGAACAAGTTTTACGTCAGCTTATTACGCTCTGAAGCACGCCACTATCAAGATTATCTTGAACTGGCACAGCAAATCTCTGACGTTGATATTAGCGAACGGGTTGCTATGTTTGGTCAGGTTGAAGCGGAGCTTATCAGCAGCCCTGATACCGACTTTAAATTTCACAGCGGCACACCTGCATCATTTTGA
- a CDS encoding DUF885 domain-containing protein, with protein MKKTPIALMLSVALFACSEQEAETLTTAEASAPAVETPYVETEAEISETERLNQWFAAKYEEQLQRSPLWMTMLGRKDKYDQIDDVSEQAEDIDFAWREQSVKELTASFDYDKLTDEAKISYDIWIYQYEQAKQGMPFRHNNYVFTQMQGMQALAAQFLISFHRVDDVADMQAYNKRVSGMANAISTLLERAKLHAEKGVRPPRFAYEGVIEQARNLVTGAPFTEGDPSALYGDAKRKVDALLTAETIDQKTADELIAGTEKALKEDWGPAYQALIAWFEKDISNTAENPTGVGKQPNGADFYNFRLAASTTTNLTADEIHKIGLDEVARLTGEMEAIKKQVGFEGSLQDFFKFIKEDDRFYYPNTDEGRQGYITDTETYLAFINEQLPKYFGILPKADLVVKRVEPFREQDGAAQHYSSGTPDGSRPGVYYAHLSDMRAMPKNEMEAIAYHEGNPGHHMQISIAQELTSVPQFRTQAGFTAYSEGWGLYAELLAKEMGAYKDPYSDFGRLITEIWRAVRLVVDTGLHSKDWTESQAVEYFKKHAPVAEEAVVSEVRRYIVWPGQATAYKIGMLKIQELRAYAEKQLGDKFDIRGFHDTILGGGAMPLDILERRVKTWVKEQS; from the coding sequence ATGAAAAAGACACCGATTGCGCTAATGCTTAGCGTTGCTTTATTTGCTTGTTCAGAGCAAGAAGCTGAAACCCTCACTACCGCTGAAGCCAGCGCACCTGCCGTAGAAACCCCATACGTTGAAACTGAAGCCGAAATTTCAGAAACAGAACGTTTAAACCAATGGTTTGCGGCCAAGTATGAAGAGCAATTACAACGCAGTCCTTTATGGATGACCATGTTGGGGCGTAAAGATAAATACGACCAAATTGACGATGTATCAGAGCAAGCTGAAGACATCGATTTTGCATGGCGTGAGCAGTCGGTTAAAGAGCTAACAGCCAGCTTTGATTACGACAAGTTGACCGATGAAGCGAAAATATCTTATGACATTTGGATTTACCAATATGAGCAAGCCAAACAAGGCATGCCTTTCCGTCATAATAACTATGTATTCACGCAGATGCAGGGTATGCAAGCATTGGCGGCACAATTTTTAATTAGCTTCCATCGTGTTGATGATGTAGCTGATATGCAGGCATATAATAAGCGCGTGAGTGGTATGGCAAATGCTATTTCTACTTTATTAGAGCGTGCCAAATTGCATGCTGAAAAAGGCGTTAGACCACCAAGGTTTGCCTACGAAGGTGTCATTGAGCAAGCGCGTAACCTGGTTACCGGTGCCCCATTTACCGAAGGCGATCCATCAGCGCTTTATGGTGATGCTAAACGCAAAGTTGATGCATTATTAACAGCCGAAACAATCGATCAGAAAACCGCTGATGAACTTATTGCCGGTACTGAGAAAGCATTGAAAGAAGACTGGGGTCCAGCCTATCAAGCCTTGATTGCTTGGTTTGAAAAAGACATCAGCAATACCGCCGAAAACCCAACCGGTGTTGGCAAACAGCCAAACGGCGCTGACTTTTATAACTTCCGCTTAGCGGCAAGCACAACCACCAACTTAACCGCCGATGAAATTCATAAAATCGGTTTAGATGAAGTGGCACGTTTGACCGGTGAAATGGAAGCGATTAAAAAACAAGTGGGTTTTGAAGGTTCATTGCAGGACTTCTTCAAGTTCATTAAAGAAGATGACCGTTTCTACTACCCGAATACCGATGAAGGTCGTCAAGGTTACATCACCGATACCGAGACGTATCTAGCCTTCATTAATGAGCAACTACCTAAATACTTCGGCATTTTGCCAAAAGCTGATTTGGTGGTTAAACGTGTAGAACCATTTAGAGAGCAAGACGGTGCGGCACAGCACTACAGCTCAGGCACGCCTGACGGTTCACGCCCAGGTGTGTACTACGCGCATTTGTCAGACATGCGAGCAATGCCGAAAAATGAAATGGAAGCCATCGCCTATCACGAAGGTAACCCAGGGCACCATATGCAAATCTCTATCGCTCAAGAGCTGACCTCAGTACCACAGTTTCGTACTCAAGCGGGCTTTACCGCCTATTCTGAAGGTTGGGGTTTATACGCTGAGCTACTGGCCAAAGAAATGGGTGCCTACAAAGACCCATATTCAGATTTTGGTCGTCTAATCACCGAAATTTGGCGTGCTGTGCGTTTGGTGGTTGATACCGGCCTACACTCTAAAGATTGGACCGAGTCACAAGCGGTTGAGTATTTCAAAAAGCATGCGCCAGTTGCTGAAGAGGCGGTTGTCTCTGAAGTGCGTCGTTATATCGTATGGCCTGGCCAAGCGACCGCATATAAGATTGGTATGCTGAAGATTCAAGAGCTAAGAGCTTACGCTGAAAAACAATTAGGTGATAAGTTCGATATCCGCGGTTTCCACGATACCATTCTTGGTGGTGGTGCTATGCCGTTAGACATACTTGAACGTCGCGTTAAAACATGGGTTAAAGAGCAAAGCTAA
- a CDS encoding UDP-2,3-diacylglucosamine diphosphatase, with product MLTYFIADLHLTQERSDITECFLSFIEEQAPIADRLYILGDFFEYWIGDDDDNPYVLNIAAKLKQLSEKGTEIFFIVGNRDFLIGERFAANCGMTLLPDSKVIDLYGQRALIMHGDTLCTNDIEYQKFRKKSRSWWWQFIIKSLPLKTRRKMAQNYRQKADSSEKMQAKEIMDVSQSEVEAQMREHDIDLLIHGHTHRPNVHQFELDGKPATRIVLGDWYEQGAWLKYTEQGFELLNRPL from the coding sequence TTGCTCACCTATTTTATTGCTGATTTGCATTTAACTCAGGAGCGTTCGGACATCACCGAATGCTTCCTGAGCTTTATCGAAGAGCAAGCTCCCATTGCCGACCGCCTGTATATACTCGGAGATTTTTTTGAGTATTGGATTGGTGATGACGATGACAATCCCTACGTGTTAAATATTGCCGCAAAGCTGAAACAACTCAGTGAAAAAGGCACCGAAATATTTTTCATTGTTGGTAATCGTGACTTTCTTATTGGCGAGCGCTTTGCAGCTAATTGCGGCATGACGCTCTTGCCTGACAGCAAAGTCATCGACTTATACGGTCAGCGTGCGCTTATCATGCATGGTGACACCTTATGCACCAATGATATTGAGTATCAAAAGTTTCGTAAGAAATCTCGCTCTTGGTGGTGGCAATTTATTATTAAATCCCTGCCATTAAAGACTCGTCGAAAAATGGCGCAAAACTACCGTCAAAAGGCCGACAGTAGCGAAAAGATGCAAGCCAAAGAGATCATGGACGTCAGTCAAAGCGAAGTGGAAGCACAAATGCGCGAGCATGACATCGACTTATTGATTCATGGTCATACTCATAGACCAAATGTACATCAATTTGAACTAGACGGTAAACCAGCAACGCGCATTGTCTTGGGTGACTGGTACGAGCAAGGTGCGTGGTTAAAGTATACCGAACAAGGGTTTGAGTTGCTCAACAGACCGCTATAA
- a CDS encoding peptidylprolyl isomerase — translation MITFKTNLGDIKIELDFDNAPKTAANFKQYCEEGFYNGTIFHRVIKGFMAQGGGFESGMGEKTTRAAIDNEANNGLSNVRGSLAMARTQDPHSASAQFFINLVDNNFLDFKNESIQGWGYCVFGKVVEGMDVVDKMTLAETGRYGFHDDVPKEDIVVESVEVA, via the coding sequence ATGATCACATTTAAGACCAACTTGGGTGATATTAAAATTGAATTGGATTTTGATAATGCCCCAAAAACGGCAGCAAATTTTAAGCAGTACTGCGAAGAAGGATTTTACAACGGTACGATTTTTCATCGTGTAATCAAAGGTTTCATGGCTCAAGGCGGTGGTTTTGAATCAGGCATGGGTGAAAAGACAACGCGTGCAGCTATCGATAACGAAGCCAACAATGGCCTAAGTAACGTTCGTGGCAGCCTAGCCATGGCACGTACGCAAGACCCTCACTCAGCATCAGCGCAATTTTTTATTAACTTGGTAGACAATAACTTCCTTGATTTCAAAAATGAAAGCATTCAAGGCTGGGGTTACTGTGTATTTGGTAAAGTTGTCGAAGGCATGGATGTGGTTGATAAAATGACACTTGCTGAAACCGGTCGTTACGGTTTCCACGATGACGTACCAAAAGAAGATATCGTTGTTGAGTCAGTTGAGGTAGCGTAA
- the cysS gene encoding cysteine--tRNA ligase, whose translation MLQIYNTLTRQKEEFKPINPGKVGMYVCGITIYDLCHIGHARTYVAFDVITRYLRHVGYDVTHVRNITDVDDKIIKRAAENNETCESLVDRMTAEMYADLDALNVERPDIAPTVTTHMPEIIAIVERLITNEHAYVATNGDVMFDVSSYKDYGQLSMQNLDMLQAGARVDVDDAKRNPLDFVLWKMAKPGEPSWSSPWGEGRPGWHIECSAMNSKHLGPHFDIHGGGSDLQFPHHENEIAQSCCAFNTPYVNYWMHGGMVQVDKVKMSKSLGNFFTLRDVLQKYDAETVRYFLISSQYRSQLNYSQENLGQARSSLERIYTSLRGVEPVAVELNGNDYVNRFEKAMNDDFNTPEALPVIFELAKEVNRIKQAEPVKAAQLAYILIKLGAIIGIAQNDPESFFMGDAQDDDAALIEQLIEQRNSARANKDWAAADDARDKLKAMNVILEDSAGKTTWRRG comes from the coding sequence ATGCTTCAGATATACAATACATTAACCCGTCAAAAGGAAGAATTTAAACCTATCAATCCTGGTAAGGTGGGTATGTATGTTTGTGGTATTACCATTTATGATTTGTGCCATATCGGTCATGCGCGTACCTATGTTGCATTTGATGTGATAACTCGTTACCTGCGCCATGTAGGTTATGACGTGACGCATGTGCGCAACATTACCGATGTTGATGACAAGATCATTAAACGTGCCGCAGAAAATAATGAGACCTGTGAGTCGTTAGTTGATCGCATGACCGCCGAAATGTACGCCGATTTGGATGCGCTAAATGTCGAGCGACCGGATATCGCACCGACTGTTACCACTCATATGCCAGAGATCATCGCAATCGTCGAGCGTTTAATTACTAATGAACATGCGTACGTCGCCACCAACGGTGATGTGATGTTTGATGTGTCATCGTATAAAGATTACGGTCAATTAAGCATGCAAAATCTCGATATGTTGCAAGCCGGCGCCCGAGTGGATGTTGACGATGCCAAACGTAACCCACTTGATTTTGTGTTGTGGAAAATGGCCAAGCCAGGTGAACCAAGCTGGTCATCGCCATGGGGTGAAGGCCGTCCAGGCTGGCATATTGAATGTTCGGCAATGAACTCTAAACACTTAGGTCCGCATTTTGATATTCATGGTGGTGGCAGTGATTTACAGTTTCCACATCATGAAAATGAAATCGCACAATCTTGCTGTGCTTTTAATACCCCGTATGTAAATTATTGGATGCACGGCGGTATGGTACAGGTAGATAAAGTTAAAATGTCTAAGTCATTAGGCAATTTCTTTACTTTGCGTGATGTATTACAAAAATACGATGCTGAGACAGTACGTTATTTCTTGATTTCAAGCCAATACCGCAGTCAGCTGAACTACTCTCAAGAAAATCTTGGCCAAGCGCGATCGTCTCTTGAGCGTATTTACACGTCGTTACGAGGTGTTGAGCCTGTTGCGGTTGAGTTAAACGGTAATGACTATGTTAATCGTTTTGAAAAAGCGATGAACGATGACTTTAATACCCCAGAAGCGTTGCCGGTTATTTTTGAATTAGCCAAAGAAGTGAATCGTATTAAACAAGCGGAACCGGTTAAAGCGGCGCAACTTGCGTATATCCTGATCAAACTTGGCGCGATTATTGGTATCGCTCAAAATGATCCAGAAAGCTTCTTTATGGGTGATGCACAAGACGATGATGCGGCTTTGATTGAGCAATTGATTGAACAACGCAACAGCGCGCGCGCCAATAAAGATTGGGCGGCAGCGGATGATGCCCGAGACAAGTTAAAAGCAATGAATGTTATTCTTGAAGACAGTGCCGGCAAGACGACTTGGCGTCGCGGATAA
- a CDS encoding Lrp/AsnC family transcriptional regulator, with product MKKLDDIDQQILTLLFKDADITNKDLAAHIGIAPSTCLERVKRMKASGVIKGSFIDVNYNTIGGNIQAIAAIQLQPYSEQIVNNLRDELLPLPEIVSMFHMGGAFDFYIHMSVKDTEHLRRFVFEAITSRDEVTNVETALVFEHSRSPVIPNFSE from the coding sequence ATGAAAAAACTCGATGACATTGATCAGCAAATTTTAACTTTATTGTTTAAAGATGCAGATATCACCAACAAAGACCTTGCAGCACACATTGGTATCGCACCATCAACCTGCCTCGAGCGGGTAAAGCGCATGAAAGCCTCAGGTGTTATAAAAGGCTCTTTTATTGATGTGAATTACAACACCATCGGAGGCAACATTCAGGCCATCGCAGCGATTCAGTTGCAGCCGTACTCCGAGCAAATCGTCAATAATTTACGCGATGAGTTATTGCCATTACCCGAAATCGTTTCGATGTTTCATATGGGCGGCGCGTTTGACTTCTATATCCATATGTCAGTAAAAGACACTGAACATTTGCGTCGCTTTGTGTTTGAAGCGATTACCTCCCGAGATGAGGTCACCAACGTCGAAACCGCTTTGGTATTTGAGCACAGTCGAAGTCCAGTCATTCCTAATTTTAGTGAATAA
- a CDS encoding elongation factor P hydroxylase, whose amino-acid sequence MHCYEDLIRIFSNTFSQTYNTRLVKGTDEPIYIPASDQTEYHQVVFAHGFYASAFHEIAHWCIAGAQRRLLEDYGYWYAPDGRDAQQQVEFENVEIKPQAIEWAFCVASGFQFNVSADNLSGIDVDRYGFQSRVHQQVMSFLQHGFPKRAQMFIDALLGHYRPGATLTEQDFAFANPLQLQDNKNFHHYDAV is encoded by the coding sequence ATACATTGTTATGAAGATTTGATTCGAATTTTTTCGAATACATTTTCTCAGACCTACAATACGCGCTTAGTTAAAGGCACGGATGAGCCAATATATATACCGGCGTCTGATCAGACCGAGTACCATCAAGTGGTATTCGCTCATGGTTTTTATGCCAGTGCTTTTCATGAAATCGCGCATTGGTGTATTGCCGGCGCCCAGCGTCGTTTGCTCGAGGATTACGGTTACTGGTATGCGCCGGATGGTCGTGATGCGCAGCAGCAAGTGGAATTTGAAAATGTTGAAATTAAACCGCAAGCAATCGAATGGGCGTTTTGTGTCGCCAGTGGTTTTCAGTTCAATGTTTCGGCGGATAATCTATCGGGTATCGATGTTGACCGTTATGGTTTTCAAAGTCGAGTGCATCAGCAAGTCATGAGCTTTTTACAGCATGGCTTTCCTAAGCGAGCACAAATGTTTATTGATGCGTTACTAGGCCATTATCGACCTGGGGCCACTTTAACCGAGCAGGACTTTGCGTTTGCAAATCCATTACAGCTTCAAGACAACAAGAATTTTCATCATTATGACGCAGTTTAA
- a CDS encoding ATP-NAD kinase family protein: MTQFKLGFLVNPVAGIGGSVGLKGSDGIDTPQKALALGAKPKANLRAALALEVLVPYQDRIKIYTASGDMGESCAKQLGFDVEVVYHTDNAQTTPQDSEQLVQLLQQQGVDLLLFAGGDGTARNVSHQVDGYFPVLGIPAGCKIHSGVYALTPSAAGRVVEQMVNNELVSFTDADVMDIDEQAFRSGVVKARRYGEMQIPSQLQYIQAVKAGGKESDELLLMDIAAHVIELMEEQLFIIGSGSTVAAVMDELALDNTLLGVDLVQEQELLAIDVIESQIMQSIEQAEHGVKLVITVIGGQGHIFGRGNQQLSPRVIRAIGKENIIVVATKAKLQGLEQRPLIVDTGDKQLDAELSGYIPVITGFHDQVLYPVASPGLE; encoded by the coding sequence ATGACGCAGTTTAAACTTGGATTTTTAGTCAACCCGGTTGCCGGTATCGGTGGTAGCGTTGGCCTTAAAGGCAGCGACGGTATTGATACACCGCAAAAAGCTCTGGCATTAGGGGCGAAGCCCAAGGCAAATTTACGCGCGGCGTTAGCGCTGGAAGTGTTAGTCCCTTACCAAGATCGTATTAAAATATATACCGCCAGTGGTGACATGGGCGAGTCTTGTGCCAAACAATTAGGATTTGATGTTGAGGTCGTCTATCACACGGATAACGCGCAAACCACACCTCAAGACAGTGAGCAGTTAGTGCAATTGTTGCAACAACAAGGGGTCGACCTGCTGTTGTTTGCCGGCGGTGATGGCACGGCGCGTAATGTCAGTCATCAGGTTGATGGTTATTTTCCGGTGTTGGGTATTCCTGCGGGCTGTAAAATACATTCAGGTGTCTATGCCTTAACCCCAAGTGCCGCTGGCCGAGTGGTTGAGCAAATGGTCAATAATGAATTGGTCTCTTTTACTGACGCCGATGTGATGGATATAGACGAGCAAGCATTTCGCAGCGGTGTGGTTAAAGCCCGTCGTTATGGTGAAATGCAGATCCCAAGCCAATTGCAATACATTCAAGCGGTAAAAGCTGGCGGCAAAGAATCTGATGAGTTGCTGCTTATGGATATCGCCGCACATGTTATTGAGCTGATGGAAGAACAGCTGTTTATCATTGGCTCTGGTTCGACAGTTGCTGCTGTCATGGACGAATTGGCGCTTGATAATACCCTATTAGGGGTCGACTTAGTGCAAGAGCAAGAATTACTCGCCATCGACGTAATTGAGTCGCAAATTATGCAATCGATTGAACAAGCTGAGCACGGCGTGAAACTGGTCATTACCGTGATTGGTGGGCAAGGCCATATATTTGGTCGAGGCAATCAACAACTTAGCCCTAGAGTTATCCGCGCAATCGGTAAAGAAAACATTATTGTGGTGGCGACCAAAGCCAAACTTCAGGGGCTTGAGCAACGGCCATTGATAGTGGATACCGGTGACAAACAATTGGATGCCGAGCTTAGTGGTTATATACCGGTTATTACCGGTTTCCATGATCAAGTATTATATCCAGTAGCCAGTCCAGGGCTTGAATAA
- a CDS encoding YfcL family protein yields the protein MLLENVNTLEQLSQYFDSIVELENDDLLFASSYLRGFIEVAAVDFGDDEQPLSERLAQKVSEQLQIARSELNPNDQQIVSHFWQTLQPAFA from the coding sequence ATGCTTTTAGAAAATGTAAACACACTGGAACAGTTAAGCCAGTATTTTGACAGCATCGTTGAATTAGAAAACGATGACTTGTTATTTGCCAGCAGTTATTTACGCGGTTTTATTGAGGTCGCCGCAGTCGATTTTGGCGATGATGAGCAGCCGTTAAGCGAACGCTTAGCGCAAAAGGTCAGTGAGCAGTTGCAAATTGCCCGTTCAGAATTAAACCCAAATGATCAACAAATCGTCAGTCATTTTTGGCAAACGTTACAACCAGCATTCGCCTAA
- the mnmC gene encoding bifunctional tRNA (5-methylaminomethyl-2-thiouridine)(34)-methyltransferase MnmD/FAD-dependent 5-carboxymethylaminomethyl-2-thiouridine(34) oxidoreductase MnmC has product MSDKATEIKTAKVKFDEFGAPYSDQFDDIYFDNKHGCLQSEQVFIENNGLPDRWHQFDGKSFVIAETGFGTGLNFLITAAKFTEFKANTKSDLQLNFITVEKFPLSKDDLCQALKLWPQFSDISNLLLRDYQLEQSQLNIRFANDITLTIYFADALQSYRTLADDNGAMIDAFFLDGFAPRKNSDMWSETLFAEFARLAKPDATLGTFTVAGFVRRGLEDAGFKVSKRQHRNRLTNDVEQNPVKAESLMANYVGKDKAKPINGFKVRSKTEASQHATIIGGGLASACVAHALVSKGIRVTLYCKDEHLAQGASSNAIGAIYPLLHVQRDNISDFYQQAFDFAMPFYQQLLDKGYQFSHGFDGLLEVAYKEPLIKRQQKFAEQQSWPEDLIRSVSPTQASELSNISLEYGGLFMERAGWVCPPELVNAISKAAIDTGLLTIKYNRHLKHVKQADSGRWHITTNKESKTVQNLIFCIGADSLNIDILNDLPLTAVRGQVSQMRSNEVIKPLKTVLCHKGYVTPEHNGSHCIGATFDKHSVEQTPNRHDDIFNLTTLNSCLGEFHRWQQADVVASKARLRCCTPDHLPMAGRMPIMERHIDAYDHLRYDKNWFFDTPAPLKSGLYVLTGLGARGLCSAPLLADIIAAEISNSDYPVDNDMLFNLSPNRFIVRNLIRGDV; this is encoded by the coding sequence GTGTCAGATAAAGCCACTGAAATTAAAACCGCTAAGGTCAAATTCGATGAATTTGGCGCGCCCTATTCAGATCAGTTTGATGACATCTATTTTGACAACAAACATGGCTGCCTACAAAGTGAACAAGTGTTCATCGAAAACAATGGTTTACCTGATCGTTGGCATCAATTTGACGGCAAAAGCTTTGTTATCGCCGAAACCGGATTTGGCACTGGACTAAACTTTTTAATTACCGCCGCTAAGTTTACCGAATTTAAAGCCAATACCAAATCAGACCTCCAGTTAAATTTCATCACAGTAGAAAAATTCCCGCTGAGTAAAGACGATCTTTGCCAGGCACTCAAACTGTGGCCACAATTTAGCGATATCAGTAATTTATTATTGCGTGATTACCAACTTGAGCAATCCCAACTGAACATTCGCTTTGCCAATGACATCACCCTTACTATCTATTTTGCGGATGCACTGCAAAGCTATCGGACGTTAGCGGATGATAATGGCGCCATGATCGATGCGTTTTTCCTCGATGGCTTTGCGCCGCGCAAAAATAGCGATATGTGGTCAGAAACCTTGTTCGCAGAATTCGCGCGACTTGCCAAACCAGACGCCACGCTTGGCACCTTTACTGTTGCCGGCTTTGTCCGCCGAGGGCTTGAAGATGCAGGGTTTAAGGTCAGTAAGCGCCAACATCGCAACCGTTTAACTAACGATGTAGAGCAAAACCCAGTTAAAGCTGAATCGCTTATGGCCAATTACGTGGGTAAAGATAAGGCAAAGCCGATTAATGGCTTTAAAGTGCGCAGTAAAACCGAAGCCTCGCAACATGCGACAATAATCGGCGGCGGTTTAGCCAGTGCCTGTGTCGCCCATGCGCTGGTCAGCAAAGGCATTCGTGTAACTTTATACTGTAAAGATGAGCACCTTGCTCAAGGGGCATCATCCAATGCTATTGGGGCGATTTATCCGTTATTGCATGTTCAGCGCGACAATATTAGCGATTTTTATCAGCAAGCATTTGATTTCGCCATGCCGTTTTATCAGCAACTATTAGACAAGGGTTACCAATTTAGCCACGGTTTTGATGGTTTGTTAGAGGTCGCATATAAAGAGCCGTTAATAAAACGTCAGCAAAAATTTGCCGAGCAACAAAGCTGGCCTGAAGATCTAATACGCAGCGTTTCGCCAACCCAAGCGAGCGAGCTGAGCAATATAAGCCTCGAATACGGTGGCTTATTTATGGAACGCGCCGGCTGGGTTTGCCCACCGGAATTGGTTAATGCCATCAGTAAGGCAGCTATCGATACAGGGTTGCTGACCATAAAGTACAACCGTCACCTTAAACACGTTAAGCAAGCTGATAGTGGCCGTTGGCATATCACCACAAACAAAGAAAGCAAAACGGTGCAGAATCTTATTTTTTGTATCGGTGCGGATTCGCTAAATATCGACATCCTAAACGATTTGCCATTGACGGCAGTTCGCGGTCAGGTCAGTCAAATGCGCAGTAACGAGGTTATAAAACCGCTAAAAACCGTGCTCTGTCATAAGGGGTATGTCACCCCAGAGCACAATGGTAGCCATTGTATCGGTGCTACATTTGATAAACATAGCGTCGAACAAACACCAAATCGTCACGATGACATCTTTAATTTAACGACGTTAAATAGCTGTCTTGGTGAATTTCATCGCTGGCAACAAGCTGATGTGGTCGCCAGCAAAGCGAGGTTAAGGTGCTGTACACCGGATCATTTGCCTATGGCAGGACGTATGCCAATCATGGAGCGACATATCGACGCCTATGATCATTTACGTTATGACAAAAATTGGTTTTTCGATACGCCTGCGCCACTAAAATCAGGATTGTATGTATTAACAGGATTGGGCGCGCGAGGGTTATGTTCGGCGCCGTTGCTGGCCGACATCATTGCCGCAGAAATTAGCAATAGCGACTATCCGGTAGACAATGACATGCTATTTAATCTCAGTCCAAATCGATTTATCGTTAGAAATCTGATTCGAGGTGACGTTTAA